A genomic region of Capnocytophaga canimorsus contains the following coding sequences:
- a CDS encoding cytochrome c oxidase subunit 3, producing MDITELEKGKRAKKMMLWFGIVSLSMTFAGLTSAYVVSGSSRPDWLSDLRLPTAFFISTVVLLLSSFLFWTAKKSIKNQKYKQATLLLWSVFVCGIAFIVLQFSGFSEFVSQGYYFTGSESNVTVSYIYIIAFLHIVHVIAGLLVVLTLIYKHTKRKYTPENTLGIDLGLTFWNFLDLLWLYLIIFFYFYR from the coding sequence ATGGATATAACAGAATTGGAAAAAGGAAAAAGAGCCAAAAAGATGATGCTTTGGTTCGGTATCGTTAGTCTTTCAATGACTTTTGCTGGACTTACCAGTGCTTATGTAGTTAGCGGAAGTAGTCGCCCAGATTGGTTGAGTGATTTGCGATTGCCTACGGCGTTTTTCATCAGTACTGTCGTACTTTTGTTGAGCAGTTTTTTATTTTGGACGGCAAAAAAATCAATAAAAAACCAAAAATACAAACAAGCAACCCTTTTACTTTGGAGCGTTTTTGTCTGTGGAATAGCTTTTATTGTTTTGCAATTCAGCGGATTTTCTGAATTTGTTTCACAAGGATATTATTTCACTGGTAGTGAAAGTAACGTTACCGTATCGTACATTTACATCATTGCCTTCTTGCATATTGTTCACGTAATAGCAGGGTTATTAGTGGTTTTGACACTCATATACAAACATACAAAGCGAAAATACACTCCCGAAAACACGCTAGGAATTGACCTAGGGCTTACTTTTTGGAATTTTCTTGACCTTTTGTGGCTGTACTTAATAATATTTTTTTACTTTTACCGATAA
- the cyoE gene encoding heme o synthase, translating to MPTTVTHTATFASTYSDFKQITKAGLSASVVFSSVAGYLLGAGEVSWRIIALLSLGGYFMVGASNVFNQIIERNLDALMKRTQNRPIPTGRISVPTAWFIGITFVIAGISLLYVVNPKTAMFSALSVILYVGLYTPLKTRTPLSVFVGAFPGAIPFMLGWVAATNDFGIEAGTLFMIQFFWQFPHFWAIGWLLDDDYKKAGFKLLPTEKRDKATVIQIIMYILWMMLAAVFPAFGFTGALKLSVGASILVTLSGFVMLGFAIKLYEKQSHIAARQLMFASVIYITVIQVIFVADKWIRLWI from the coding sequence TTGCCTACAACGGTAACACATACAGCTACTTTTGCTAGTACATATTCGGACTTTAAGCAAATCACCAAGGCGGGGTTGTCTGCCAGTGTTGTTTTCTCTTCGGTTGCTGGATATTTACTTGGGGCAGGTGAAGTGTCGTGGAGAATTATCGCTCTTTTATCGCTCGGCGGATACTTTATGGTTGGCGCTTCTAATGTGTTTAATCAAATTATCGAAAGAAATTTGGACGCCCTGATGAAGCGTACGCAAAATCGCCCAATTCCCACAGGAAGAATTTCGGTGCCTACGGCTTGGTTTATCGGTATTACTTTTGTTATTGCCGGAATTTCTTTGCTTTATGTGGTAAACCCCAAAACGGCTATGTTTTCAGCGTTGTCCGTCATTTTATATGTGGGCTTATATACACCTTTGAAAACGCGGACGCCCTTATCGGTTTTTGTAGGCGCTTTCCCTGGAGCAATTCCTTTTATGCTGGGGTGGGTAGCTGCCACCAATGATTTTGGTATAGAGGCAGGAACGCTATTTATGATACAATTTTTTTGGCAGTTCCCTCATTTTTGGGCTATTGGTTGGCTTCTTGATGATGATTATAAGAAGGCAGGATTTAAGCTTTTGCCTACTGAAAAACGCGACAAAGCCACCGTCATACAGATAATAATGTATATCCTTTGGATGATGTTAGCAGCTGTATTTCCTGCTTTTGGCTTTACAGGGGCATTAAAGCTCTCTGTTGGGGCAAGTATATTAGTTACACTTTCAGGATTTGTGATGCTGGGGTTTGCCATAAAGTTGTACGAGAAACAATCTCATATAGCGGCGAGGCAGCTTATGTTTGCTAGTGTTATTTATATTACCGTAATTCAAGTGATTTTTGTAGCCGATAAATGGATTCGATTATGGATATAA
- a CDS encoding DMT family transporter: MLNSYLARLHFIIFLWGFTAILGKIITLEASALVWYRMLFTSSILLVFVFFFQKETIKIPKKLFFKLLGVGFLMALHWLFFFQSIKVSNVSIALSCISTTTLFTAITEPIVYKRRLDWLEIIIGIVIVLGMILIFKTEIQYKEGIFYGILCALLASIFSVFNGKLHGSTTSGNIIFYEIFGGFLALSGYFGLTGELLNFTQISWVDFWWVLLLAGLFTAYPMFESIRLMKHISPFTLVLAVNLEPIYGVVFAYLIFGESEHMSPIFYMASAVMLAAIFLNGFIKSRRK, encoded by the coding sequence ATGCTTAATTCATACCTAGCTCGGCTACATTTCATTATTTTCTTATGGGGATTTACCGCTATTTTGGGTAAAATCATTACTTTGGAGGCTTCGGCATTGGTTTGGTATCGGATGCTTTTTACCTCATCTATACTTTTGGTTTTTGTTTTTTTCTTTCAAAAAGAGACTATTAAGATTCCTAAAAAATTGTTTTTTAAACTGTTGGGTGTGGGCTTTTTAATGGCTTTGCACTGGTTGTTTTTCTTCCAATCCATAAAAGTTTCCAATGTTTCCATTGCTTTATCGTGTATATCTACCACAACGCTATTTACCGCCATTACCGAACCAATAGTTTATAAACGAAGATTGGATTGGCTGGAAATCATCATAGGGATTGTTATTGTTTTAGGAATGATTTTGATTTTCAAGACTGAGATACAATACAAAGAAGGCATTTTTTACGGCATTTTGTGTGCTTTATTAGCCTCTATTTTTAGCGTTTTCAATGGTAAATTACACGGAAGTACCACTTCTGGAAATATCATTTTTTACGAAATATTCGGAGGTTTTTTAGCCCTTAGTGGTTATTTTGGGCTGACAGGTGAACTTTTGAACTTTACGCAAATTTCTTGGGTTGATTTTTGGTGGGTATTGCTTCTGGCGGGGCTTTTCACGGCTTATCCTATGTTTGAATCAATACGTTTAATGAAGCACATTTCACCATTTACTTTGGTGCTAGCGGTAAATTTAGAACCCATCTATGGGGTGGTTTTTGCCTATCTCATTTTTGGTGAATCGGAGCATATGAGCCCTATATTTTATATGGCTTCGGCAGTTATGCTAGCGGCTATTTTCCTTAACGGATTTATAAAATCAAGAAGAAAATGA
- a CDS encoding LacI family DNA-binding transcriptional regulator, translated as MPSVTLKDLAERLGVSVTTVSKALKNYPDIGQETKNQVQQLAKELNYKPNVHAVTLRSKKSKTLGVIVPKIDHYFFSQVLNGIIQEATKRGYLVITLCSEDSLEMEKEQVGLLIDKRVDGILMALSHETLAYEQEHIMDILANDIGLVLFDRISSAIPCSKVLIDDQKAAYLAVKHLLEQGARHILFLGGTTLPLNYRKRLTGYLKALYEFGLQENSDYIFHTEPHDMHQSYEITYQCLKKHSEIDAVFAATDILALGAVNAIKDFGKKIPQEIAVIGFSNWFVTQYIRPKLSTVAQPSATMGQKATSMLIDEIEKTDKHIPFEHQIIQLPTQLILRDSTKNT; from the coding sequence ATGCCTTCGGTAACATTAAAAGATTTGGCAGAGCGATTAGGCGTTTCAGTAACTACAGTTTCAAAAGCGTTAAAAAATTACCCTGATATTGGTCAAGAGACCAAAAACCAAGTGCAGCAATTGGCAAAGGAACTTAATTATAAGCCTAATGTTCACGCGGTTACTCTCCGAAGCAAAAAGTCAAAAACCTTAGGGGTTATCGTTCCTAAAATCGACCATTATTTCTTTTCACAAGTGCTAAACGGAATCATTCAAGAGGCAACTAAGCGGGGTTATTTAGTTATCACACTATGTTCTGAAGATTCGCTCGAAATGGAGAAGGAACAAGTAGGGTTGCTTATTGATAAAAGAGTCGATGGAATCTTGATGGCACTTTCACACGAGACCTTAGCCTATGAGCAAGAGCATATTATGGATATTTTAGCCAATGATATTGGCTTGGTGCTTTTTGACCGGATTTCGAGTGCTATACCGTGTTCTAAGGTACTGATTGACGACCAAAAAGCGGCATATCTGGCTGTAAAACATTTGCTTGAACAAGGAGCTCGACACATTCTCTTTTTAGGAGGAACCACCCTGCCTCTCAATTACCGAAAAAGGCTTACAGGCTATCTGAAAGCACTTTATGAGTTTGGGCTACAAGAAAATTCTGACTATATATTTCATACGGAACCACACGATATGCACCAATCGTATGAAATTACCTATCAATGTCTGAAAAAGCACTCTGAAATAGATGCCGTTTTTGCGGCTACCGATATTCTCGCTTTAGGAGCAGTCAATGCCATTAAAGATTTCGGAAAGAAAATTCCGCAGGAAATAGCCGTCATCGGGTTTAGTAATTGGTTTGTAACGCAATACATTCGCCCAAAACTATCTACCGTGGCGCAACCCAGTGCCACAATGGGGCAAAAGGCAACCTCAATGCTCATTGATGAAATTGAGAAGACCGACAAACATATTCCGTTTGAACATCAAATCATTCAACTGCCTACTCAACTAATTCTACGTGACTCCACCAAAAATACTTAA
- a CDS encoding anaerobic C4-dicarboxylate transporter family protein yields the protein MEMLLITTQWITSSFEWLAQATYLHQLVVVLLAIFIGARVGGIGLGIFGMMGMAILVFYFGLEPGKAPIEVMLMIVAVITAASALQAAGGLDYLVRVAEKILRKNPAMITFLAPMVCYFFTFFSGTGHVAYSLLPIISEIATESKVRPERPMSISVIASQQAITASPISAATAALLGMDLLGSKGVELSDILMVCMPATLMGVIVGAVAVSFVGVPLEKDPEYQRRLAEGLLKANREDKQMTPKQTRRAKISVLVFLLGVLTIVLFGSVPALRSVGNVTIGMPEVIEIVMMTTAGFIFILGKADVGKATQGSVFIAGMQAVIAIFGIAWMGDTYFNGNLEFFKTNIEHIVTAYPFLFAVALFVMSILLFSQAATVRTLYPLGIALGIPPMALVAMFPSVNGYFFIPNYPTVVAAINFDRTGTTRIGKYVLNHSFQLPGTIATVVAVALGYAIITIWF from the coding sequence ATGGAAATGTTACTTATTACAACACAATGGATTACATCAAGTTTTGAATGGTTAGCACAGGCTACATATTTACACCAATTGGTGGTGGTGTTACTTGCTATTTTTATTGGGGCTCGTGTAGGAGGCATAGGGCTTGGTATTTTCGGAATGATGGGAATGGCTATTCTGGTTTTTTACTTCGGGTTGGAGCCTGGAAAAGCTCCTATTGAAGTGATGCTGATGATTGTTGCCGTAATTACCGCAGCTTCGGCATTACAAGCAGCAGGAGGTTTAGATTATCTGGTACGGGTAGCTGAAAAAATTCTTCGAAAAAATCCTGCAATGATTACCTTCCTCGCCCCTATGGTTTGTTACTTTTTTACATTTTTTTCAGGAACAGGGCACGTAGCATATTCGCTACTTCCTATCATTTCCGAGATAGCCACAGAAAGTAAAGTCCGCCCCGAACGCCCAATGAGTATTTCGGTAATTGCTTCACAACAAGCCATTACGGCAAGTCCTATTTCGGCAGCAACGGCGGCTCTTTTGGGTATGGACTTGCTCGGTAGTAAAGGCGTTGAGTTAAGTGATATTCTAATGGTTTGTATGCCAGCCACATTGATGGGTGTAATTGTTGGCGCTGTGGCAGTGAGTTTTGTGGGTGTTCCCTTAGAAAAAGATCCCGAATACCAACGCCGATTAGCCGAAGGCTTATTAAAAGCCAATCGAGAAGATAAACAAATGACACCCAAGCAAACTCGTAGAGCCAAAATATCGGTATTGGTCTTTCTTTTAGGGGTATTAACCATTGTACTATTTGGTTCGGTTCCAGCGCTGCGTAGCGTAGGGAATGTTACCATAGGTATGCCTGAAGTTATTGAAATTGTGATGATGACTACTGCTGGATTTATTTTTATCTTGGGCAAAGCCGATGTTGGTAAAGCCACACAAGGAAGCGTTTTCATTGCTGGAATGCAGGCGGTAATTGCCATTTTTGGGATTGCTTGGATGGGGGATACCTATTTCAACGGAAATTTGGAATTCTTCAAAACAAACATTGAACATATCGTTACGGCATACCCGTTTTTGTTCGCCGTTGCCCTTTTTGTAATGTCTATTTTGCTATTCAGTCAAGCGGCAACAGTACGCACACTTTATCCGCTGGGTATAGCTTTGGGCATTCCTCCTATGGCACTGGTAGCGATGTTTCCTTCGGTAAATGGCTATTTTTTCATTCCAAATTATCCGACAGTAGTGGCAGCTATCAATTTTGATCGTACGGGTACTACACGCATTGGCAAATACGTTTTAAATCACTCATTTCAATTACCAGGTACTATAGCCACAGTGGTTGCTGTAGCTTTAGGTTATGCTATTATAACTATTTGGTTTTAA
- the yihA gene encoding ribosome biogenesis GTP-binding protein YihA/YsxC has product MITKAEFIISNSDVSKCPKEILPEYAFIGRSNVGKSSLINMLTNNKNLAKTSGKPGKTQLINHFKINNNWFLVDLPGYGYARVSKSTKKVFQKFITQYFEKRKQLILAFVLVDIRHEPQTIDVDFMQWLGENQIPFAIIFTKADKLKPEAIKRNVATYHEKMLDFWEEMPTYFVTSSSNRMGKEEVLAYIDSINQSL; this is encoded by the coding sequence ATTATTACCAAAGCCGAATTCATCATCAGTAATAGCGATGTAAGCAAATGCCCTAAAGAAATACTCCCCGAGTACGCCTTTATAGGGCGTTCCAACGTAGGTAAATCTTCGTTAATCAATATGCTTACCAATAATAAAAATTTGGCAAAAACTTCGGGAAAACCTGGGAAAACACAACTTATCAATCATTTCAAAATCAATAACAATTGGTTTTTGGTGGATTTGCCTGGTTATGGGTATGCCCGAGTTTCAAAGAGTACTAAAAAGGTATTTCAAAAGTTTATTACCCAGTATTTTGAAAAAAGAAAGCAACTGATATTGGCTTTTGTTTTGGTGGATATTCGGCACGAACCCCAAACCATTGATGTTGATTTTATGCAGTGGTTGGGGGAAAATCAAATACCGTTTGCTATCATCTTTACCAAAGCCGATAAACTCAAACCCGAAGCCATCAAGCGCAACGTAGCTACCTACCACGAAAAAATGCTTGATTTTTGGGAAGAAATGCCCACTTACTTCGTTACTTCATCTTCCAACCGAATGGGAAAAGAAGAAGTATTAGCCTATATTGACAGTATCAACCAATCCCTTTAA
- a CDS encoding alpha/beta fold hydrolase — protein MTTALKQEGKFSYLEKGEGTPIIILHGLMGGLSNFEGVVSFFSERNYKVVVPELPLYTMPLLRTTVKNLAKFIHKFVKHKGYEKVILLGNSLGGHVGLLYTKLFPESVKALILTGSSGLYESAMGDGYPKRGDYEFIKKKSQEVFYDPNVATEEIVNEVFETVNNRTKLIKTLAIAKSAIRHNMAKDLPKMPTPTCLIWGKNDNVTPPRVAVEFNQLLPDSELFWIDKCGHAPMMEHPEEFNQILNNWLEKRNF, from the coding sequence ATGACGACAGCACTGAAGCAAGAAGGTAAATTTTCATATCTTGAGAAAGGAGAAGGCACTCCAATTATCATTCTACACGGGCTGATGGGAGGGCTCAGCAACTTTGAAGGTGTAGTTTCTTTCTTTTCGGAACGTAATTATAAAGTGGTGGTTCCTGAATTGCCTTTGTACACGATGCCACTACTACGAACAACGGTAAAAAATTTGGCAAAATTCATACATAAATTCGTAAAACACAAAGGATACGAAAAAGTGATTCTTTTAGGTAATTCACTCGGAGGACATGTTGGTTTGCTATACACAAAACTTTTCCCAGAATCGGTGAAAGCACTCATACTTACCGGAAGTTCAGGGCTTTATGAAAGCGCAATGGGTGATGGGTATCCCAAACGCGGCGACTACGAATTTATTAAAAAGAAAAGTCAAGAAGTGTTTTACGACCCCAATGTAGCTACCGAAGAAATTGTTAATGAAGTTTTTGAAACCGTAAACAATCGTACAAAACTAATAAAAACTTTAGCTATTGCTAAAAGTGCTATACGCCACAATATGGCTAAAGATTTACCCAAAATGCCTACCCCTACTTGCTTGATTTGGGGCAAAAATGACAACGTTACTCCTCCAAGAGTTGCCGTAGAATTCAACCAATTACTACCTGATTCGGAGTTGTTTTGGATAGACAAATGTGGACACGCCCCAATGATGGAACACCCCGAAGAGTTTAACCAAATCTTGAATAATTGGCTGGAGAAACGTAATTTTTAA
- a CDS encoding MBL fold metallo-hydrolase: MKIYPIETGNFKLDGGAMFGVVPKTIWQKTNPADAENKVGLSMRCLLIEQDNRLILIDTGIGNKQSDKFFGHYSLWGDFNLDDSLKKVGFHRDDITDVFMTHLHFDHSGGAIQWNKDRTGYEPAFKKAHYWSNPSHWQWATEPNAREKASFLKENILPIEESGQLRFIDNPIGNFTEKSPLGFDILFVDGHTEKQMIPYISYQGKKLIFASDLLPTIGHIPLPYVMSYDTRPLLTLEEKKNFLNEAADNQYYLFLEHDAQHEICTLQHTEKGVRLKETFRFEEVFNP; this comes from the coding sequence ATGAAAATATATCCTATCGAAACGGGTAATTTTAAGTTAGACGGAGGCGCTATGTTCGGCGTAGTTCCCAAAACTATCTGGCAGAAAACTAATCCAGCGGATGCCGAGAACAAAGTAGGGTTAAGTATGCGATGCCTTCTGATTGAACAAGATAATCGACTGATATTGATAGATACGGGCATTGGCAACAAACAATCTGATAAATTCTTTGGGCATTATTCCCTTTGGGGAGATTTTAATTTAGACGATTCCTTAAAAAAAGTAGGGTTTCATCGTGATGATATTACTGATGTTTTTATGACGCATCTGCATTTTGACCACAGCGGAGGCGCCATACAATGGAACAAAGACCGAACAGGTTATGAACCCGCTTTTAAAAAAGCTCATTATTGGAGTAATCCAAGCCATTGGCAATGGGCAACCGAACCTAACGCCAGAGAAAAGGCTTCCTTTTTGAAAGAAAACATTTTGCCTATTGAAGAAAGTGGTCAGCTTCGTTTTATTGACAATCCTATCGGAAACTTTACAGAAAAATCTCCTTTAGGTTTTGACATTCTTTTTGTTGACGGACATACTGAAAAACAAATGATTCCTTACATTTCTTATCAAGGAAAAAAATTGATTTTTGCTTCGGATTTGTTGCCTACCATTGGGCATATTCCCCTGCCTTATGTAATGAGCTATGATACCCGTCCGTTACTAACCCTTGAAGAGAAGAAAAATTTCCTAAACGAGGCTGCTGATAACCAATACTATTTGTTTTTAGAACACGATGCCCAGCACGAAATTTGTACCTTGCAACACACCGAAAAAGGCGTACGCTTGAAGGAAACATTTCGCTTTGAGGAGGTTTTCAATCCGTAA
- the purN gene encoding phosphoribosylglycinamide formyltransferase — translation MKKIIILASGSGTNAERIISYFDQKQTAEVSLILTNNPQAGVLQRAKRLQVPSLVFDRMAFYQTDIVLNIIQNLQPDLIVLAGFLWKFPENILNHYQGGIVNIHPALLPKFGGKGMYGMHVHQKVIEQKETQSGITIHHVNENYDEGAIIFQAKTQVSEQDTPETLAEKIHQLEYEHFPKVIEELLGL, via the coding sequence ATGAAGAAAATCATTATTTTAGCTTCAGGTTCAGGCACGAATGCCGAACGCATCATCAGTTATTTTGACCAAAAACAAACTGCTGAAGTATCACTGATTCTTACCAATAATCCTCAAGCAGGGGTTTTACAAAGAGCTAAACGGCTTCAAGTTCCATCATTGGTATTTGACCGAATGGCATTTTATCAAACGGACATCGTGTTAAATATCATTCAAAACTTACAACCTGACCTTATTGTACTTGCCGGATTTTTGTGGAAATTCCCTGAAAATATATTAAATCATTACCAAGGGGGTATTGTAAACATTCACCCTGCGCTACTGCCAAAATTTGGTGGTAAGGGAATGTACGGAATGCACGTACATCAAAAAGTTATTGAACAAAAAGAGACCCAAAGTGGCATTACCATTCATCACGTGAATGAAAACTATGACGAAGGGGCTATCATCTTCCAAGCAAAAACCCAAGTTAGTGAACAAGATACCCCCGAGACCTTAGCAGAAAAAATACATCAGTTAGAATATGAACATTTCCCAAAAGTCATCGAAGAATTATTAGGATTGTAA
- a CDS encoding inorganic diphosphatase, with protein MNNKENISFDVLIEIPKGSRNKYEYDFELKKIRYDRMIFSSMMYPADYGFIPETLALDSDPLDVLVLVSEPTFPGCVMEVKPIGVFHMADEKGPDEKMICVPVSDPVWNKLNDLDDVNPHLIMEIEHFFQVYKDLEKKKVAVNGWGNLQEAIEIYHQCKERYEADQTKNFTIRHK; from the coding sequence ATGAATAACAAAGAAAATATTTCGTTTGATGTACTGATTGAAATTCCCAAAGGAAGCCGTAATAAATATGAATATGATTTTGAGTTGAAAAAAATCCGTTATGACCGTATGATTTTCTCATCAATGATGTATCCTGCGGATTACGGATTCATTCCTGAAACTTTGGCGCTTGACTCCGACCCCCTTGATGTGTTGGTGTTGGTTTCCGAACCCACTTTTCCAGGTTGTGTGATGGAGGTAAAACCCATAGGCGTATTCCATATGGCAGACGAAAAAGGACCCGACGAAAAGATGATTTGCGTACCTGTGTCAGACCCTGTTTGGAATAAGCTCAACGATTTGGACGATGTTAATCCGCACCTAATTATGGAAATTGAGCATTTCTTCCAAGTATATAAAGATTTAGAAAAGAAAAAAGTAGCTGTAAACGGTTGGGGAAATCTGCAAGAAGCCATCGAAATTTATCATCAGTGTAAAGAACGCTATGAGGCTGACCAAACCAAAAATTTTACTATCAGACACAAATAA
- the gcvT gene encoding glycine cleavage system aminomethyltransferase GcvT, translating to MKNTTLTDVHIALGAKMVPFAGFNMPVQYEGVNAEHETVRNGVGVFDVSHMGEFILKGKHALDLIQKVTSNDATTLFDGRAQYSCLPNETGGIVDDLIVYKIADEHYLLVVNASNIEKDWEWIKKHDTWGVDMENVSDQYSLLAIQGPKAIDSMQSLTPVNLSEIKYYHFAIGKFAGVNDVIISATGYTGSGGIEIYVKNEHIKHVWDEVFKAGASYGIKPIGLAARDTLRLEMGFCLYGNDIDDTTSPIEAGLGWITKFTKDFVNAEAIKAHKENGVAKKLVGFEMQEKAIPRHDYEIVDANGNVIGKVTSGTMAPSLGKGIGLGYVPTELSKPGSEIFIQIRKNRVPATVVKLPFYKQ from the coding sequence ATGAAAAATACAACATTAACCGACGTTCACATAGCATTAGGAGCAAAAATGGTTCCTTTTGCAGGATTTAATATGCCTGTACAATACGAGGGGGTAAATGCCGAACACGAAACCGTACGCAATGGCGTAGGCGTTTTTGACGTGAGCCATATGGGAGAGTTTATTCTCAAAGGAAAACACGCTTTGGATTTAATCCAAAAAGTAACTTCTAATGACGCCACTACCTTGTTTGACGGCCGTGCCCAGTACAGCTGTCTGCCCAACGAAACGGGCGGTATTGTAGATGACCTTATTGTCTATAAAATTGCCGATGAGCATTACCTTTTGGTAGTAAATGCTTCCAATATTGAAAAAGATTGGGAATGGATTAAAAAACACGATACTTGGGGTGTAGATATGGAGAACGTTTCCGACCAATATTCACTACTTGCCATTCAAGGTCCAAAAGCCATTGATTCAATGCAGTCGCTCACTCCCGTAAACCTCTCCGAAATCAAATACTACCATTTTGCCATTGGCAAGTTTGCTGGAGTTAATGATGTCATTATCTCTGCAACAGGATATACAGGAAGTGGCGGAATAGAAATCTATGTAAAAAACGAACACATCAAACACGTTTGGGACGAAGTCTTCAAAGCTGGAGCTTCCTACGGAATCAAGCCTATTGGTCTGGCAGCACGTGATACTCTTCGTTTAGAAATGGGCTTCTGCCTATACGGAAATGATATTGATGATACGACTTCGCCCATTGAAGCAGGATTAGGGTGGATTACCAAGTTTACCAAAGATTTTGTTAATGCCGAAGCTATTAAAGCTCACAAAGAAAATGGTGTTGCCAAAAAATTAGTAGGCTTTGAGATGCAGGAAAAAGCCATTCCACGTCACGATTATGAAATTGTAGATGCCAACGGAAACGTTATCGGAAAAGTAACCAGTGGCACAATGGCACCTTCATTAGGCAAAGGGATTGGCTTGGGGTATGTGCCTACCGAACTTTCCAAACCTGGAAGCGAAATTTTTATCCAAATCCGTAAAAACAGAGTACCCGCAACCGTAGTGAAATTGCCTTTTTACAAACAATAA
- the dprA gene encoding DNA-processing protein DprA — translation MNVLSEEELLHLIALKNTPLVGDITAKRLISHCGSAQNVFTLSKQKLQKIDGIGSKIIENLSVSTHLKDAEKELKLIEKYKITPIYFTEKNYPELLKQCPDSPILLYQRGNIHLQNKRIISIVGTRNVTPYGMAFCEKLVEDLAQWNVVIVSGLAYGIDITAHKSALANNLQTIACLAHGLDTIYPKIHKKYADQMEQNGGLVTDFPCQSPFDRNHFLSRNRIIAGMSEATIVIESGVKGGSLVTADIAFSYNREVFAVPGRATDTYSVGCNQLIRNEKARILLHAEDIVYQLGWEKTAPKLVQNQLFPELSAEETIIVSFLKSNGKQLLDAISLGCNLPIYSVSNILFQLEMKSVVRALPGKAFEII, via the coding sequence ATGAACGTCCTTTCCGAAGAAGAATTACTTCACCTTATCGCTTTGAAAAATACTCCTTTGGTAGGAGACATCACCGCAAAACGGCTCATTTCACACTGTGGAAGTGCTCAAAATGTATTTACTCTTTCCAAACAAAAACTACAAAAAATTGACGGAATCGGAAGTAAAATCATTGAAAATTTATCAGTAAGTACTCATTTGAAAGATGCCGAAAAGGAATTGAAACTCATTGAAAAGTATAAAATTACTCCAATTTATTTCACTGAAAAAAACTATCCTGAGTTACTCAAACAATGCCCTGATAGTCCAATTTTACTCTACCAAAGAGGAAATATCCATCTGCAAAATAAACGAATCATTAGTATTGTAGGCACAAGGAATGTGACGCCTTACGGTATGGCTTTTTGTGAAAAATTGGTAGAAGATCTTGCGCAGTGGAATGTGGTGATAGTAAGCGGATTGGCTTATGGCATAGATATCACGGCCCACAAATCAGCATTGGCAAATAACTTGCAAACCATTGCTTGTCTTGCTCACGGATTAGATACCATATATCCGAAAATACATAAAAAATACGCTGACCAAATGGAACAAAATGGTGGATTGGTAACTGACTTTCCGTGCCAAAGTCCTTTTGACAGAAATCATTTTTTGAGCCGCAATCGAATTATTGCTGGAATGTCCGAAGCTACCATTGTCATAGAATCAGGAGTAAAGGGAGGAAGTTTGGTAACTGCCGATATTGCCTTTTCATACAACAGAGAGGTTTTTGCCGTTCCTGGAAGAGCCACCGATACCTATAGCGTTGGCTGTAATCAACTGATAAGAAACGAAAAAGCACGGATTTTACTTCACGCTGAAGATATCGTTTATCAATTAGGATGGGAAAAAACAGCTCCAAAACTGGTTCAAAATCAACTTTTTCCAGAATTATCCGCAGAGGAGACCATCATCGTTTCCTTTTTAAAAAGTAATGGAAAACAATTGTTAGATGCCATATCATTAGGGTGCAATTTGCCTATTTATAGTGTTTCTAATATTCTGTTTCAGCTGGAAATGAAATCGGTAGTACGTGCACTACCTGGTAAAGCCTTTGAAATCATCTAA